ACCAAACAGGAACAGTGCCAGCATGGCAATCGCCACCGCCGCTTGTTCGCCACCTTCCGGACGACCAATCAACGCTAATCCCAGCAGCGCTACGCACTGACAGGCGTAACCGGCAACCGACATCTTCCACGCACCGAGACGTGGCACCAGCCGCACCGCCAGCAAGCCGCCAACAAACGCAAACAGCAGATTAAGCGCCAGCGACACCAGAATTGTGGTCAGCATCGATTGCGCAAAGAAGCTTGAGATGATCACCGGCAGGCCAAACGCCACCGCGTTATAGGCAAACGATGAGGCGATTGACGTCACGGTGGCCAGAATAGTGCGGCGGCGATAGACGCCCTGCAGCAGCGCACCGTAGTTGCGCCAGCTGGCTTTGCGTACCGCTTTCTGCGGTGTCAGATCGGCATCCTCCGCCACCTGCGCGTTGATGTTGTAGGCGTTGCGCAGAATCTCTGCCGCGCCTTTCAGGTTGCCCTGATTGGCGGCCCAAATCGGCGATTCACTCATGTAGCGGCTGCGAATGGCAATGATCAGCAGCGCGGGCACCGCACCAAACCCCAGAATTAAACGCCACAGCCAATCGGTGTGGGTTTCCGGCAGTACCGCATACAGCAGCAGTACCAGCAGATAGGAGATACTGATCGCCGCGTACCACGTCGGACACCACATCGCCACGCTGGCGGCTTTGTTGCCTTGTCCGCGCAGCTTCGAAAACTCGGCAAGAAACGCCATCGCCACGGGCAAATCGATGCCAACGCCGAGTCCCATTACGAAGCGCGCACCCGCCAATACGTATTCGTTCGGCGCAAAGGCACAGGCTAATGCCGCTACCACGAAGAAGAACATATCGGCCATAAATACCCGATAGCGGCCAATTTTATCGGTGAGATAGCCGCCAATTAAGGCGCCGACAATCGCGCCAAAGGTGATCGCCGAGGCCACCATGCCGGTGCCGGCAGGCGTGAGCTGGAACTCGCGCGTCACGTCTTTAATACCAAAGGCTAATGCGCCGAGATCGTAGGCATCAAGAAACACGCCGCCCAGCGCAATGGCGATGACAATGCGCGCGTTGCTGCGCGATTCGTCGCTGTTATTAACCAAACCGGAAACGTCGGCCGCGCTGCGAATCCATTTGGTCTCACCGGTGGGTGTATTCCCTGCCTGCGCCACGTGCGCCGGAGAAGCTAAATCGGTCATGATGTTTTGTAATTTATTGTAATGAGTGGGACGGTGAGCATAAGCCGCCGCCTCGGCATTAAAAATTCAATTTGGTTATATGAACTGCGTTTTGGTTATAACCAACCCGCTATCGATAGCAAAAAAAGCACGAAGTAAGCTGCTTGACCGCGCCCATCGCTATTCGCCAGGCTACGCTTGATAGTCACACAATGAAAACAAATGAGGGAGGCGAGATGATAAAGCAGGGTTTATTGGGGATGATGGCGCTCGCCATGAGCGTGGGTGCGGCGCATGCGGCGGATCCGGTGAAGGTTGGCTCTAAGATTGATACCGAAGGCTCGTTGCTCGGCAATATCATCCTGCAGGTGCTGGATAAACACGGGGTGAAAACGGTTAACAAAATCCAGCTCGGCACTACGCAGGTGGTGCGCGGCGCGATTACCGCGGGCGAGCTGGATATCTATCCGGAATACACCGGCAACGGCGCTTTCTTCTTCAACGATGAGAAAGATGCGGCGTGGAAAAATGCTCAGCAGGGCTACGAGAAGGTGAAAAAGCTCGATGCTGACAAAAACCAGCTGGTATGGCTGACGCCAGCGCCAGCCAACAACACGTGGACCATCGCGGTGCGCGGTGACGTGGCGCAGAAGAATAACCTCAATTCACTGGACGATCTCAGTGCATACCTGAAAAAAGGCGGCACTTTCAAACTGGCGGCATCGGCAGAATTTATCGAACGCAGCGATGCGTTACCGGCGTTTGAAAAAGCTTACAACTTCAAGCTGGAGCAGTCGCAGCTGCTGTCGCTGGCGGGCGGTGACACCGCGGTGACCATCAAGGCGGCGGCGCAGCAAACCTCCGGTGTGAACGCCGCGATGGCGTACGGCACCGACGGTCCGGTGGCGGCGCTCGGCCTGCAAACCCTGAGCGATCCGAA
The sequence above is drawn from the Pantoea nemavictus genome and encodes:
- the osmF gene encoding glycine betaine ABC transporter substrate-binding protein OsmF, translating into MIKQGLLGMMALAMSVGAAHAADPVKVGSKIDTEGSLLGNIILQVLDKHGVKTVNKIQLGTTQVVRGAITAGELDIYPEYTGNGAFFFNDEKDAAWKNAQQGYEKVKKLDADKNQLVWLTPAPANNTWTIAVRGDVAQKNNLNSLDDLSAYLKKGGTFKLAASAEFIERSDALPAFEKAYNFKLEQSQLLSLAGGDTAVTIKAAAQQTSGVNAAMAYGTDGPVAALGLQTLSDPKGVQPIYAPAPVIRASVLKQYPEIGNWLQPVFSKLDEKTLQQLNAQIAVDGQDASQVAKQWLQQNKLL
- a CDS encoding MFS transporter: MTDLASPAHVAQAGNTPTGETKWIRSAADVSGLVNNSDESRSNARIVIAIALGGVFLDAYDLGALAFGIKDVTREFQLTPAGTGMVASAITFGAIVGALIGGYLTDKIGRYRVFMADMFFFVVAALACAFAPNEYVLAGARFVMGLGVGIDLPVAMAFLAEFSKLRGQGNKAASVAMWCPTWYAAISISYLLVLLLYAVLPETHTDWLWRLILGFGAVPALLIIAIRSRYMSESPIWAANQGNLKGAAEILRNAYNINAQVAEDADLTPQKAVRKASWRNYGALLQGVYRRRTILATVTSIASSFAYNAVAFGLPVIISSFFAQSMLTTILVSLALNLLFAFVGGLLAVRLVPRLGAWKMSVAGYACQCVALLGLALIGRPEGGEQAAVAIAMLALFLFGQGFGPGSHTMTFASLSYPASLRGVGVGFNQTLMRGSSTVSLFAFPLLVAAFGTGVFWVIFLAPLIGLLALLTIRWEPSGYDVDAEDFQ